The window TATATCTTTACTATTGATTGTGGCTGTCAGATGTACTTTAGTCTCTATACTATTGAAATGCATGCCATCCTTCATCTTGTGGGgtagaagaaaataatgttttcttTGCTGTTTTCCTACTTAAgagtagttttattatttttgtagtgtatTACCTGAGTTCAGAATCCTTTCTCTCCAATTACTGATGGTAGCGTATATCAGTCGAaatcatttttccttctcttttcctttttcggGACGGGGTGGGAGAGAGTTTTCTTTTAATGTCTTTGTTGCCTCTCAGTGTTCtttaaaaggaatttgatttTCTTCACTATGTCCAGTTTTCACTGGACTTGGGTCTTTTGGTTTCTTCCAATTTTCCTTTTTGAGGGATACCATGATGGGGTGGAGGAAGTGTTGGTTTCTCTATGTTTACTGTTACTCTCGTGGAACTTAAGAATTGTTTTTGTTTTACAGGTTCAGTGGAGTTAGCTTCAGCGGGTGTCTCCATATCAGTTTTTAACATCATTTCAAAGCTATTTAATGTTCCTCTACTTAGTGTTGCTACATCTTTTGTGGCTGAAGACATTGCCAAGAATGCGACCAAAGTTTACATGTCAGGTAGATGTTgtattattttgttgtcattcctTGCATTGAAATTGCTTAGGCATTTAACTGACCTAGAGTTGATGGTCCTACTAAGAGCTTTATGATTCGTGCTCTGACTTTTATCACACACATTTATCTTTATGTTGTGCAGAGGAGGCAGAAGGCACCAACGGTAGACTTCCCATAGGGGTAGCAGAAAGGCATCAGTTTTCTTCTGTATCTACAGCATTATTTTTAGCAGTTGGCATTGGCATCATTGAAGCTTTGGCTTTGGCTTTGGGATCTGAACTACTTCTTGGTTTGATGGGCATATCATCTGTATGACGGCATATATGTTTTGTACCTTCCCTGTTTTCCCtttgaatttctttgtttttgtgcTTGCTTTCATTCTATGAAGTATGTATCCAGAGCATCAGTGCACATAGTATCATGAATAAGGAAAAAGGCATTAAAGTAAGGCTCATGAGAGGCCATTTCTAGATACATGCTTCTATAACGCTTCATCCTGGCTAATCTAGAACTGATATAACCTTTATGGTTATTTTTCAGTGACAGTATTTGTTTGTTTTTATCTGTGCGACgtctttttaatttcatttttttctttttacggGAGGTATGGGCCTGTAGTAGAGAAAGCAGAAGCAAAATGAGGGGCAGACCTTTATGAAATTTTGTACTATACACCACATGGGTGCAGAATGAAGATGCAATCATTAGGCTAGGTTGCAACTTCAATATCAACTGCAACTTGATGATGTCTACTAATAAGCTGATAGTGTGAAATAATAGTTATGCATTCCCTAATCAAGGAAcataataatgttgtctcagttTTTCATTTAGTGAACTCACGTTCGCAACCTGAGTGAATTGAGTTGTTCCTTTTTATCTTGATAACTTAGTACAACAGTTGTACTTCTTGACAAAGAGAGACCAGGTTTCTTCTTAGCATAACTAGATTCCCATATGGTTTGGAGGAGAAAAACTCCTGATGACCTCTAAAGCAATGTTTTGGGGTAGGAAACTGCGAAACAGTTACTTGTGGGTCATAAAATATTTCATCGCAATTATCTTCTAGTGCATGCAAGCCCCTCGATGCACAGTTTTGTATGTGTACGTACATCAAGATTTTCCTATGAGTTCTTACTAAGAAAACTGTTTTGTTTATAGACTTCACCTATGAGAGCTCCAGCAAAAAGATTCCTTGCTCTGCGTGCTCTTGGTGCTCCTGCATTTGTAGTTTCCTTGGCCCTTCAAGGCATATTCCGTGGATTTAAGGATACAAAGACTCCAGTCTTCTGTTTAGGCAAGTCTTGAATCCCTTgctgttcaagtgataatattGCTTGCCAAAGATTCTTTCTGCTTGTTTGATTTATGCAGTTTTGACATAGAAATTCCAGCTTCTAGGTATCAGTCCATAGAAGCTTCCCTAGTTAAGGGTGGTTCTAGCAGGAATAGGGAAGCAGACAGTTTATGAGTACCTATTTATCTTTTAAGTTGATAGTTGGATCATTCTTAGTTAAATTGTATGGTTCTTTTGTGAACACTGCAAGTCGGGGTTATTCTCTCTTAAGAAATCTGCATGCTTGAGTTTCAGGAATTATACCAATTAGTGGAGTGAGTGCTACTACTTCACTGAGAGGATAAATAGACTACCCAATTTATCTCCAAAAGGAGCCATATAAAAACCAACAGGATTATCGTCCAGTCTGAGCTAATCTTTCTTGACAATGTGATATAAACGGAGGGAGTAGAATTTAATGCAACGAGAAACTTATCGAGTCCCATATCTTGTCGCTCTTTTGATTGTGAAAGGAGTACTATCTAATGGATGTTTATAGTTACAGAAAGTAATTTGATAGGGAAAAAGGATCTTATGTAAGTGTCCTACGTGACAGATGTCAAAAAGATAAGGTTTCCACTCCTTAAAGTTGTTCGTCAATGCAATTTTATGAATAAACAGTGTGATTCTTTTGTCCTTCCTTGATATGTTAATGGAGCTAAAGTCATACCTTTGTATTGATGTTACATATTAATTTGTGCAGGCATTGGAAACTTTATAGCTATATTTTTGTTTCCCTTACTTATGTATTATTTCGGCTTGGGTGTATCCGGAGCTGCTATATCCACTGTCATTTCACAGTATGTACTTCTCATTGCTCTTTTTAATCATGTTTGCTTTTATTGTCCACTCTCTATTAGTTTTTTATAAAGTCTCTTTATTTTAATACAAATGAATTACTTATGTGCTTCGTTTTTTCTAGATACCTGGTGGCCTTTTCTATGATCTGGTATTTAAATCAGAGAGTAATATTATTACCGCCACGATTTGGGGAGCTGCAATTtggtggctatttaaaatctggtgAGTGTTTATTCTTGAGATGGGTGTTCGAGGATTAGTCCTATTTGAAACACAAGCTCGCCTTTTTGCTTGTACCACAACAATCTCTCAATGCTTGTAGCATTTCATGTCTGTGTATTTTTCATGGCAATGAAAGAGTTCATCTGATTTTGTATTTGTGTTGCCTTAGGTGGTTTCCTCATTGGAAGAACTCTTTCTGTCCTTTTCACAATGACACTTGCTACATCAATGGCTGCCCGTCAAGGTGCTGTAGCGATGGCTGCTCATCAAATATGCTTACAAGTATGGTTAGCTGTCTCCCTCCTCACAGATGCACTGGCTGCATCTGCACAGGTAAATTGAATATAAATGAAATTATTTTATCCCGTCTGATATGGTTCCGATTCTCCTCGTAACTTCTTCCTTCTCATGTATCTCCTATATCAGAACCTTTCTTGTTTTTGTGCATGTGTGTTGCTTCACTGTGCTTGCCTCTATTCTTTTTCTTGTTTGGCAAAAAAACCATGTTCGACTTGGCAACAACTGTCGGTGCGTATCGAAGCTTTCGAAGAATATATGTCAGATGACATATTATTGGATTTGACCAGTAATAGTTGCTGTCATACATCTTATCACACTTTTCTCAATTTGACGCAACTATTCCTACTTTGTTTCCAGGCGTTGGTTGCTAGTTATTTATCGAAAGGTGATTACGTGGTAGTAACCGAAATTACACACTATGTGCTAAAGGTTTGTACTTCCGTTTTTTCTCCTGCAAGTTGTGAGACGCTCTACGCTAATTTAATATCAGATTGGACCCATAATTTGCAGCTAGGGCTACTTGCTGGTGTGTTTTTGGCAGCTGCATTAGGTGTTTCTTTTGGCTCTTTATCTACTTTATTTACCAAGGATGCTGAAGTGTTAGCTGTGGTTGGTACAGGTGTATTGGTATGTCTCTATACCATTTGGGAAATCTTTCGTTAAAATTGTCGATTTAACAGATTTTCTGAAGAGTGTGGTTATTGCTAATTAActaagttcaaaacttaaaattgcTGCAGTTTGTCAGTGCCAGTCAACCAATAAATGCTCTTGCCTTTATCTTTGATGGCCTCCATTATGGTGTTTCAGACTTCCCTTATGCAGCTCGCTCCATGGTAAGTTTGTAGTGCATTATGATATTATTACTTACCAAGTATATATTCACACCACGTAAAATCTCTCTTTTAATTCTGCATAAAGATGCTGGTGGGGGCAATATCATCGGGATTTCTGCTGTTTGCTCCTAGACATCTTGGTCTTCCTGGTGTTTGGTTGGGCTTGACCCTTTTCATGGGATTGCGCATGATGGCTGGGATTATCAGGTAATGGATATCTTCCATCTTCCTCCCTTTTGCATGCTACCtaaaactgtattttattgatttaagTATGTGGATCTATGTTTTTCCTCGACAAGATTCTTTCGATGCTCTGTGTATTGTTCCTTGTTTGTGGTCTGAGAGGTAATTTCCATTGATTCAGCAATAATCGTTGTTGATTTCAGTTGGATGCTGGTAGTTCTTAATGTTAGATATCCATATATGTTACAGGAATTCTAGATAAGCAGAGTGTTAGTAGTTTGAATAACTGAAATCTTTGAAATTCTTGTAATATTATATACTTTATCGCAAGGTATTTTTGCATTCAGGTTATTGTCAAAGAAAAGTCCTTGGTGGTTTCTGCATTGTGACACTAATGAAGCCAAGGTGAGTAGATTTCTCATTTCATAGGTTTAACAACTAAGTTTTCCTTAAAAGTTTTTATGAAACTTCTTTATTCCTCGGGAAAGCAGTTCCTATATTATTGTCCCTGCATGACAATCCCTGTATTATAATAGTTGCATAACTAATCATATAGGACAACCCTAAAAGTGTATGATAACTTTGCTTACCAATGAAAGAACCTAGAACCATGAAGCCATAGGAATGTCTGCCAAATGGCTTAGCAGGTGCAGTTTTGAAGGGGCGGTCTGCTATTTTAGTGCTAAAGCAGTGAATATCATCCTCCTGTGATTCCTGAAAAAGATGATGTGAATGTTTACCCGTGCACAATGAGCAATTTTAATTGGATACTTGGTAAATTCAAGTGAAGCAATAAGATGCTTTATATTTACTGGGAAAAGACATTATTGTCATTTTTGAACTACAGAACTCCTCTTAGAATATCATAACCCATTGGCTTTTTCATAATTTATTTTAGGTTTACCTTGTCCAAGATTAttaatatgaaatttgtaagaTAGTCTAGTTCTGCTATTACGTTGATAAATATTATTCGCTGGTTATTAATTATCTTACTCCGCATTCTCTTTCAGGTTATTAGTTGAGTGGATTCGATTTTCAGGCCTTCTTTGAAACTTATAGAAACCTCCTTTCATATACTTGGTCAACCATCTTTGTTTGAGCCTTTTCCTCTAAAAATAGGATTACTGAGCCTCTTTCCTCCAAGGATACTTGCTCACatagttatttttctttttcttccactatctttttttttggggtgtttttttttttggcggTGGGGGGCGTTCGAAGATTCTTCATGACTGCAATAATGCCTGGTGGCTCGTATCTTTAGATAGCTTTATACAACTGCGGAACAACTGTACATTGAATTATTTACACTACTTCCCTATGTAAATATGTTGGATTCTATAATGTTCGGCATCTTGGTTAAGGAGTCAGCTTGCTGGAACGGAAAGGAATGAACAGGTTATATCTTGAATTTACTCTGTAGCCCTAACCCCCTCTTCGTTCCTTTAGTTTCTTGAGGTCAATCGATCCCTTTTAAGGTTTTGCAAACTTGGTGCACGCAAAATAAGCGTATTGGAGTTGTCTTTATACAACTTTTTATCAGCAAGACTTTGAATGTATACAAGCCTCTGGGGGTTTTAATTTAATGTTTGAATGTCTATGCTAGTCTACCTACTGCTTCTCATAGCTGCTTCTCATAGCTGCCGTGAGATGATTATTGTTGCACAATATTTCTGCTGAGTTTCTAAAAAGAAGAGTATGTATGAATGTCAAGCTGATGTATAAAGCTTTCCAGGGTGGGATAAACAAGCTTATTACGTCATATGAGAAAGACAGAACAGTGACAAAGCACACCTTTAAGACAGTAAAATAAGGAAGACCATGCAGCAGAATGTAAGAAAAGCAACAAAGAGAAATCTTCTGGGATGGTTGAGCTAGCCGGCGTAGTCTGACGGGCCATAAGGTTCGAACCACTCCGCCATGAGACCCTTTTTCCTCTTAGGATTCCAACCCATGTCCTTGCAGAGTTGGTCATTGTGCCAAATATGCAATGCACCAATGCATGATCTCCTGTAGTACTTCTTGCTGTATCTCTTCTTGTATTTATCCCATTGTGCTATGTCTTCCTCCATGGCCTTGACGCTAGGTAGTTTAAACTTTCCATCAAGAAACTCTGCCAGCCATCGACACCTTATTTCTGAAGTGTATAGATTTGCCACGCTTTCAGAGAATCCAATTATTGCCAGCTGTGGAATTTTGGGATGAATGCATTCCCTGATAATAATAACAATCCAGAATGTCATATGACAATTAACACATGGTTAGCTTAGTTCGAAATATACGCATAAAATTGCGTAGTACTAGTACATCGTGTggaaatgacaccaggtagccGATTTCGCTCAAACTTCAGGACACGATGTCCTAGAGTTTCAGcctcaaagttcaaacttgaggacatcatgtcctaaagttcgaatcttatgtcctgaattttaaattagtagttcaGAAATTCAGGCACTTAAttctgaatttcaaattagcagctcaaTAATTCAGGACACTAATCCTGAATTCCATATTCGGGATACTTAGTCCTGAAGTTTGGGTGAATTGGTTAATATTTCAATACATTATaaattatgaatatattttaaatagcaggCTTAAAAGTGGCTATTGCTGCACTTTGCCCATATTGAGTTTGATTTTCAGTATAAATTCCCCTACATAACTAATTTAATGTACATATAACTAATATAACGTTTGATTTTCATATTAACTAAATTTTGCACAAGTTATGTATATGGTATTTAATAATGAAAACTAAACTCTGTATTATTGGTTTTGATAAAACTAATCATATGCAAATTCATGTATTATTTTATAAGGGAAAGGTGTATATGTGTATTAGCAATACGTGGAATATGAGCGTAGTGGAATGCAAGATTAATTTAGGTCAATCTTGCACAATAGTTCATGTagtattattatatattattcacGAGGTAACAATTAATCCCGCGATTATTAATTATTCTGTCACATAAATAAGTGTtacattattaatatattatttacCGCATAAACAATCCTTTCATCCCAAAGAATATAAGGCTTTAATTACGTACCTATATAGAGGAACtgccgaaccatctgagcctgcTATGTATTCCTGAAAATTTGGTGATTCAAATACGTTTTTGATCTTGTCTATTCCCTTCCAGCCAGTAGCGAGTATGACCAAGTCCGACTTAATTGGTTCAGCTTGACCCTCAAGCACGATACCTTCTTTAGTAAATCCAAAACTCTTTGCTTTCTTCAGCTTGAGACGTCCTTCCTCAACTCTGTTGTAGAAGCCTTCAGGCACCGTAGAAATTAAACATGCACTCAATTCGTTTAAGAAACTATGCTCTGGAACCAATCCATGTTTTGAAAGCTTGAGCTTGTGTTTTATATGGCTTTCCACAAATTTTGAGAATCCCCACCTCTGTAAAATATGATAGTGAGAAATCGATTAATTAGTACTTCATGACTCCAACAGCCATAGTACTCATGATTTGTACGATATATACAGGGAGTAAGAATTACCAGAGGTGAAAGAATAGTAGCCACGAGATACAAAAGAAGGCCTTCACTGGGCTTATGCACCATAAGTTCGGAGAATCGACTTAGATAGAGTTTTGCCAGAGGGAACCCCGACGGAAAATAATCTGGAAGGTTCCAGTGTGGAGTCCTGATTATTACTGTGCATGCACGTTCAATCCCTGCAAACAACAGTCATAGATGGATtcaagatttgaagtttatgggtttcAAGAACGACCTAAAGTTAATAGACAATAATAATTGACTTTATGTATAAACAAACAATAAAAGAGGTAGAATTAATTAATGGAAGATCAATAGCAGTTATACCATTAACGGTAGAGCACTCCATGGCAATGTCCATTCCTGATTTTTGGAATCCAACAACGGCTACGTTTTTATCTTTGACTAAATTGGTTGCAGTTGTGGAGTTCATTTTGGAATAATCCATTGAATGGATTACTTCACCATCGAAAGCTTGTGGACCTTTGTTTGGAGGGAACTGAGGAATATTTGGAACTTGGCTGAATCTTCCCACGCAAACTACTACAAAATCAACTTGGTATACCTGCATGCAAAATTCACGTAATCAAGTAAAGCTAATGAAACCCCAAACTAAGATTTTGGAATATGAGTCCTTTGTTTAGCCGTATCTTTCTTATTCTGATTTCTGTTCTGTCTATCATGAAAACTAAAACACACTTTCTCACTTCCAATTTACTATACCACACTTGCTTTTTTGGAATTTCCAAAACGTTTAATCATCATCCCATTAATaatattattgtttttattttaCATCAATCTTTAAACATTCATatttatttaactgtttaaatatTAAACTTGATATCATGATGTTTTATCAATCAAAGTAACTTTTCAAcaacataattttaaatttactTTTACTATTAATAAAGTAGTAATATATAgtacataaattaaattttaaaaaaaactgatGCTATAAGTTTAAACATGGAAAGATTGCAAGAAAATGGACTTTGggcatttttctttattctagcCAATGAAAGTGCGGAGCTcatgataagcaataaatagaCAGCTTAATTCCCACTGGCACTTTTCTGTCTCCAATCAAAGCTTATAGTGCGCTTTACGCGAATTTTTACACCTATAGAAAACCTTAATActctatttattttaaataaataccattttaaaatattacatcctACAGATACCTTTTATactttatagccaaatatctaatTATAGTTACATCTTACATTTAAGGCACCATATAtgctaaataatatttttctctcctttttagtCTTTTCTCTCACATAATCACAGTAAAATTGACTAACCACGTTCTCTCTTTCTTGTTGCATACACTTTACTCTTTCTCCCTCAACCCACGATTCATACCTCTTCTCCCACCCAAATTCTCTAGTTCTCCTCCATTATCACTCCATTACAATCGCTTAGGGTAAGTTTAATTCGTTGATTTTGATAGACGAAGAGCAATTGGTTCAACTGTAGCGGCTCGATTCTGCTTGGTAGTGGTCGTCGAAGTAGGGTTCATAGCTTTTGCGTAATTCGTGGCTTCGTTTGTGGGATTTGAGGGCTGGGGATTGTTTGTAGTTGTTGTAGGAGGTTGGGCAGATGTGTTAGGGAGCTGACCAGTTGGATAATGGCTGGCCGCCGGCCGGCGAAGCCATAAGGCTGTTTCTCTCTCTAGATCGCCAAAATCGCCTATTTGTATTCAATTGTATTCGAATGTATATTTCagctgtattcacatgtattcagtAGCATTCATTTAGATATTTTAGATGTATTAAAAAGTTATGCGTATTCTCTTGTATTCAGTTTTAAtcagttgtatttaactattttattcagcAGTAGTTAGTTGTATTCAAGTGTTTTATACAACTGTATTCAGTTGTAGTTAATTATATTCAACTATTTTATTCAGCAGaagttagttgtattttgttgcattcaagagttttattcagctgtattcagttgtattttgttgtattcaagtATTTTATTCAGATGAATtaagttgtattttgttgtattcaactgtatacAGTTCTACTCAACTgtattattcatatgtatttctctTTATTCAACTATAATCTTTATtatgtatctttcaaatacaGATTAATGAGGGATCGTTTTAGttcgttgagttaaattaggagaatatcatgtgatttgatttccttCTGTTTTTAACCAGTTTAACCTTCCAGATTTTGCACATATATGTTACTGTATTTAACGTTAATGCCGCTTGAATACAGCTAAATACATGTCAAATTTAGCTGGAATTCCAGTTTTTATGcctattttttttgttgttgtattaatgaatacaatagcttaaatacatgaaatatattgtataaaaacataaaaggtatctataacacGTAATATAATAAAGGGTATCTATAAATTGCTAATTAGACCGAAAATATTGTGCTTTataaaaaattctaatttttaaaaCTCTAGGAGATCTTGAGGATTCTCTTTTTTAGTGGAGCATTTTTTAAAAGCGAACGAATGAGTGGAGACAATTGAAAAACGTGAATTTTTAAATGGTTTTGTTGTAACATGTAAGGTGTAATTGCTTATTACCTTTATGGGAAGGGTTTGAGTGTCTTGTACAGTGATGTTCCACTTCCCTTTAGTGCTAAAAGGCTCGCCGGCGCCGCCCCACAAATTCAATTCTCCATCGGAGTCGTCACTAGATTCATAGCTGAGGCTTAATACTTTGGTATTGAACTGAATGTTACGGAGCAAAGCAAAGTGACGAGCGTACGACTCGATATACTCTAAAACGGT of the Nicotiana tabacum cultivar K326 chromosome 7, ASM71507v2, whole genome shotgun sequence genome contains:
- the LOC107809556 gene encoding protein DETOXIFICATION 45, chloroplastic isoform X2, whose translation is MLSLPAIAGQAIDPLVQLMETAYIGRLGSVELASAGVSISVFNIISKLFNVPLLSVATSFVAEDIAKNATKVYMSEEAEGTNGRLPIGVAERHQFSSVSTALFLAVGIGIIEALALALGSELLLGLMGISSTSPMRAPAKRFLALRALGAPAFVVSLALQGIFRGFKDTKTPVFCLGIGNFIAIFLFPLLMYYFGLGVSGAAISTVISQYLVAFSMIWYLNQRVILLPPRFGELQFGGYLKSGGFLIGRTLSVLFTMTLATSMAARQGAVAMAAHQICLQVWLAVSLLTDALAASAQALVASYLSKGDYVVVTEITHYVLKLGLLAGVFLAAALGVSFGSLSTLFTKDAEVLAVVGTGVLFVSASQPINALAFIFDGLHYGVSDFPYAARSMMLVGAISSGFLLFAPRHLGLPGVWLGLTLFMGLRMMAGIIRLLSKKSPWWFLHCDTNEAKVIS
- the LOC107809556 gene encoding protein DETOXIFICATION 45, chloroplastic isoform X1; amino-acid sequence: MTAAQLTSKTMYNGFAELEVKEEISKFCSLRYSHRHRNSFSRVSRNSLGYIYGGNNCSLSIERSKRFLTPPVICPRTRKFLRFRNKLSSESGAEASDLRDTTVKGNDYLASSSGEVFELNETVPIIENVESDSTEAPTSSSRSSEVRRELVMLSLPAIAGQAIDPLVQLMETAYIGRLGSVELASAGVSISVFNIISKLFNVPLLSVATSFVAEDIAKNATKVYMSEEAEGTNGRLPIGVAERHQFSSVSTALFLAVGIGIIEALALALGSELLLGLMGISSTSPMRAPAKRFLALRALGAPAFVVSLALQGIFRGFKDTKTPVFCLGIGNFIAIFLFPLLMYYFGLGVSGAAISTVISQYLVAFSMIWYLNQRVILLPPRFGELQFGGYLKSGGFLIGRTLSVLFTMTLATSMAARQGAVAMAAHQICLQVWLAVSLLTDALAASAQALVASYLSKGDYVVVTEITHYVLKLGLLAGVFLAAALGVSFGSLSTLFTKDAEVLAVVGTGVLFVSASQPINALAFIFDGLHYGVSDFPYAARSMMLVGAISSGFLLFAPRHLGLPGVWLGLTLFMGLRMMAGIIRLLSKKSPWWFLHCDTNEAKVIS
- the LOC107809551 gene encoding putative flavin-containing monooxygenase 1 translates to MANEQRESGKKQVIAIIGAGISGLLACKYSLSKGFDPIVFESESSIGGVWTKTIESTKLQTPKPLYQFSDFPWPDSVIEVFPDQHTVLEYIESYARHFALLRNIQFNTKVLSLSYESSDDSDGELNLWGGAGEPFSTKGKWNITVQDTQTLPIKVYQVDFVVVCVGRFSQVPNIPQFPPNKGPQAFDGEVIHSMDYSKMNSTTATNLVKDKNVAVVGFQKSGMDIAMECSTVNGIERACTVIIRTPHWNLPDYFPSGFPLAKLYLSRFSELMVHKPSEGLLLYLVATILSPLRWGFSKFVESHIKHKLKLSKHGLVPEHSFLNELSACLISTVPEGFYNRVEEGRLKLKKAKSFGFTKEGIVLEGQAEPIKSDLVILATGWKGIDKIKNVFESPNFQEYIAGSDGSAVPLYRECIHPKIPQLAIIGFSESVANLYTSEIRCRWLAEFLDGKFKLPSVKAMEEDIAQWDKYKKRYSKKYYRRSCIGALHIWHNDQLCKDMGWNPKRKKGLMAEWFEPYGPSDYAG